One Nitrospirota bacterium genomic region harbors:
- a CDS encoding nitroreductase family protein, with amino-acid sequence MDFFEVIDNRRSIRAFLDKPLEDDKVKTILESANAAPSAGDLQAVEIFLIHSEEKLRNLAHAALGQYFIAEAPLALVFCAHPARSLIKYGMRGAELYCVQDATISCAYAQLAATALDLGSVWVGAFEDDLVNNIIGASDNLRPIAILSIGYPAETPPSTPSRGIRSLVHDVT; translated from the coding sequence ATGGATTTTTTTGAAGTTATTGATAATCGCCGATCAATCAGGGCCTTTCTGGATAAGCCATTAGAGGATGATAAGGTCAAGACAATACTTGAGTCAGCAAATGCAGCACCTTCTGCCGGTGACCTGCAGGCAGTTGAGATATTCCTTATACATTCTGAGGAAAAACTTAGAAATCTGGCACATGCAGCATTAGGTCAGTATTTCATTGCAGAGGCGCCGCTTGCCCTTGTATTCTGTGCCCATCCGGCAAGGTCACTTATCAAATACGGAATGAGGGGGGCTGAATTATATTGTGTGCAGGATGCTACTATCTCTTGTGCTTATGCACAATTAGCCGCAACTGCACTTGACCTCGGCAGTGTATGGGTAGGCGCTTTTGAGGATGATTTAGTTAATAACATAATCGGTGCATCAGACAATCTGAGGCCGATAGCAATTCTTTCTATCGGATACCCGGCTGAAACTCCTCCATCCACACCAAGTAGAGGAATAAGAAGCCTTGTCCATGATGTAACATAA
- a CDS encoding NUDIX hydrolase, which yields MRYSTCPKCGTSIQPKNPFPTVDIIIELDNKGIVLIKRRNPPYGWAIPGGFVDYGETLEEAAVREALEETSLKVELVRQFHIYSAPDRDPRQHTIATVFIGRAQGTPVAADDAKEVGIYTKDDLPIELAFDHRRILDDYVSKLY from the coding sequence ATGCGATACTCTACATGCCCTAAATGCGGCACATCAATCCAACCCAAAAATCCATTCCCCACTGTAGACATTATTATAGAACTCGATAATAAGGGGATTGTCTTAATCAAACGGAGAAACCCTCCTTACGGCTGGGCCATACCTGGCGGATTTGTTGATTATGGTGAAACCCTCGAAGAAGCCGCAGTAAGGGAAGCACTTGAGGAAACGTCTCTCAAGGTTGAGCTTGTCCGGCAGTTTCATATATACTCTGCACCTGACCGTGACCCTCGACAGCATACCATAGCAACAGTCTTTATTGGACGAGCTCAAGGAACTCCGGTAGCCGCAGATGATGCCAAAGAGGTTGGGATATACACAAAGGACGACCTGCCGATAGAACTTGCCTTTGACCACAGAAGAATACTGGATGATTATGTCAGTAAACTATATTAA